One Frankia alni ACN14a DNA window includes the following coding sequences:
- a CDS encoding phage tail tape measure protein, translating into MQSVVGEAWAMVNANTKPALTQINAFFDKAMSRELVIKTRADISQVRASYDQVKVMARDLKPVVRLDVDGRQVMRGLDRVEVMARDMRPTVRLDVDGRQVMRGLDRVDAMARDMRPTVRVNADTAAAQRQVQQLRAEIAGAEAAGSAGAAAVQGGSFLGGGLLGQLKDFAAILGVLEGVHGLATAAHQTQDFEFRLKDLSTGAGEATGNLGMIADGMKSMSTQVGVTAIELEKGIYSIESDGYHGAAALQVLHAAAEGARTGMADMETVSTSLMTVMRSYEIPVGQANRAMSIMVETVAHGGVRMQDMALGMKTIAPVANALHVPLAEVTGAMATITSVTHDAASAGTGMRFMLQSMAAPSREAAAAMAEVGLEVTQVQHSLAEKGLVATLQLIEQHIGTTFPNDAARQVSALHAIVGGTRGFTAAAQLTGPHMQELIANTRDISEAANRAGKNVAGWSTVTSTLRFQVDRAKAGLSTFGIEAGTVVLPMVTLLLKGLLDLAGGIGGTLAAAIRTVSPLWRALIEGFRAGPGADPGSGVLGFLRRLGAFAHSTLHTVRADWDALVGAMRGQALSPQVRSGWLGSLTGDIATARGLWTGFAGGLRGQFQPPTRDPAGTLTLRPGRPAPQGAAGAAAAAGSAVRAVGRQVTPALTLARGGFEGQLNPGEILGWQSVAVRAGRLAREAFDGAGEAIRGMTSAVRLAVGWGERHQALVRSWAVGIGLVVGAIGAWRLATGALAAAQTLLNAVMVANPISLLVIGIGLLVGSLIYAYRHVSWFHDGARAAFSGIETAGREVWSVVSEAISAFIAGPLSWIRGEIGVFVDFWHNNGEQIKALWRETWAIVETDFRVSWAVIFGAIQFALNSLLIYWRITWDLVKGSVVLSWTLIHDAIKTALDLILGIAAIFIDIFTGRWGKLWGDVKSLVSTAFHDVTRFFSDFGSGALTLLYTAGKDIIDGMINGLKDAGKTVWTTIKDIGTSIIDGVKHFFGIKSPSTVMADIGGHIVGGLIKGIVSSGAGMGGIFDKIFSGALQDPWGWVVQHLDDLGSILEKVPGLATGLAKKAASGALSGLEHLGSSALHAIFGGGAEKGLSADLTALITQSLAINGLPASWAPDMARLVQLESGGNARAVNPTAVLGQHATGLVQMLPSTFRAHMLSGFGDIFNPLDNLISSERYIKDTYGSPDRIKNLYSGSYLGYDSGGILPPGHSLVLNATGAGEPAAVFTPGQWQTLQNLASGRSGGAAGPVQLGDIHVYLGDQKITDIIDVRIDHRDRKTAAAFRGGIKRG; encoded by the coding sequence ATGCAGAGCGTCGTCGGTGAGGCATGGGCGATGGTCAATGCCAATACCAAACCGGCGCTCACGCAGATCAATGCTTTCTTTGACAAGGCGATGAGCCGCGAGCTGGTCATCAAAACCCGGGCCGACATCTCCCAGGTGCGGGCCAGCTACGACCAGGTCAAGGTGATGGCCCGCGACCTCAAGCCGGTCGTCCGCCTGGACGTCGACGGCCGGCAGGTCATGCGCGGTCTGGACCGGGTTGAGGTGATGGCCCGCGACATGCGGCCCACCGTCCGCCTGGATGTCGACGGCCGGCAGGTCATGCGCGGTCTGGACCGGGTGGATGCCATGGCCCGCGACATGCGCCCCACGGTGCGGGTCAACGCCGATACGGCTGCGGCCCAACGGCAGGTCCAGCAACTACGCGCCGAGATCGCCGGGGCGGAGGCGGCCGGCTCTGCCGGGGCGGCGGCCGTGCAGGGCGGCAGTTTCCTCGGCGGCGGGCTGCTCGGTCAGTTGAAAGACTTCGCGGCCATCCTTGGCGTTCTGGAGGGCGTTCATGGGCTTGCCACGGCCGCACATCAGACGCAGGATTTCGAATTCCGACTGAAGGATCTTTCCACCGGGGCGGGTGAGGCCACCGGAAATCTCGGGATGATCGCCGACGGGATGAAATCGATGTCCACCCAAGTCGGCGTCACCGCGATCGAGCTAGAAAAAGGCATCTATTCAATCGAATCAGACGGGTATCACGGGGCCGCGGCACTCCAGGTACTGCACGCCGCGGCCGAAGGGGCCCGCACCGGAATGGCGGACATGGAGACGGTCTCCACGTCCCTGATGACCGTGATGCGCTCCTATGAGATTCCGGTCGGCCAGGCCAACCGGGCCATGTCCATCATGGTGGAGACCGTTGCACACGGCGGTGTCCGCATGCAGGACATGGCGTTGGGCATGAAAACGATCGCGCCGGTCGCGAATGCACTTCATGTGCCACTGGCTGAGGTCACCGGGGCGATGGCCACCATCACCTCCGTCACCCATGACGCCGCGTCGGCCGGCACCGGGATGCGATTCATGCTCCAAAGCATGGCCGCGCCGTCGCGGGAGGCGGCCGCGGCCATGGCCGAGGTGGGGCTGGAAGTCACGCAGGTCCAGCACTCCCTGGCAGAGAAAGGTCTGGTCGCCACTCTCCAACTGATCGAGCAGCACATCGGGACGACGTTCCCGAACGATGCTGCCCGCCAGGTCTCAGCGTTGCATGCCATCGTCGGCGGCACCCGGGGATTCACGGCGGCAGCGCAGCTCACCGGCCCTCACATGCAGGAGCTGATCGCCAACACGCGGGATATCAGTGAGGCAGCGAACCGGGCGGGTAAGAACGTGGCCGGCTGGAGCACGGTCACCTCCACGCTGCGGTTCCAGGTCGACCGGGCCAAAGCCGGGTTGAGCACGTTCGGCATCGAAGCGGGCACCGTCGTTCTGCCGATGGTCACCCTGCTGCTCAAGGGGCTGCTGGACCTGGCCGGGGGGATCGGCGGGACGCTGGCCGCGGCGATCCGCACGGTCAGCCCGCTGTGGCGTGCCCTGATCGAGGGGTTCCGGGCCGGGCCTGGGGCAGATCCCGGCTCCGGGGTGCTGGGGTTCCTGCGTCGGCTGGGCGCGTTTGCCCACAGCACGCTGCACACCGTCCGGGCCGACTGGGATGCGCTGGTCGGCGCGATGCGCGGGCAGGCGCTGTCCCCGCAGGTCCGTTCCGGCTGGCTGGGCAGCCTCACCGGGGACATCGCGACCGCGCGGGGGCTGTGGACCGGGTTCGCCGGCGGGCTGCGCGGCCAGTTCCAGCCCCCCACCCGTGACCCGGCCGGGACGCTGACGCTGCGCCCGGGACGGCCCGCGCCGCAGGGGGCAGCCGGGGCGGCGGCCGCGGCCGGGTCGGCAGTGCGCGCGGTGGGCCGGCAGGTCACTCCGGCGCTCACCCTCGCGCGGGGCGGCTTCGAGGGGCAGCTGAATCCCGGGGAGATTCTGGGCTGGCAGTCGGTTGCCGTCCGGGCCGGACGCCTGGCCCGTGAGGCGTTCGACGGGGCCGGTGAGGCGATCCGAGGGATGACCTCGGCGGTGCGCCTGGCGGTCGGCTGGGGTGAGCGGCACCAGGCGCTGGTCCGGAGCTGGGCCGTCGGTATCGGGCTGGTGGTGGGGGCCATCGGCGCGTGGCGCCTGGCGACCGGTGCGCTGGCCGCCGCGCAGACGCTGCTCAACGCGGTGATGGTCGCCAACCCGATCAGCTTGCTCGTGATCGGGATCGGGCTGCTGGTCGGGTCCCTGATCTATGCCTACCGGCATGTGTCGTGGTTCCACGACGGTGCCAGAGCCGCGTTTTCCGGTATCGAGACCGCCGGCCGGGAAGTCTGGTCCGTTGTCTCCGAGGCAATCAGCGCCTTCATCGCCGGACCGCTGAGCTGGATACGCGGAGAAATCGGCGTCTTCGTCGATTTCTGGCATAACAACGGCGAGCAGATAAAAGCATTGTGGCGGGAAACATGGGCGATCGTCGAAACCGATTTCCGTGTTTCCTGGGCCGTCATCTTCGGTGCGATTCAGTTCGCCCTGAACTCCCTGCTGATTTACTGGCGGATTACCTGGGATCTGGTCAAGGGGTCCGTGGTCCTCTCGTGGACGCTGATACACGACGCGATCAAGACCGCGCTCGATCTGATCCTTGGCATTGCCGCCATTTTCATCGACATTTTCACAGGGCGCTGGGGGAAGCTCTGGGGTGACGTGAAAAGTCTGGTCAGCACCGCCTTCCACGATGTCACCAGGTTCTTCTCCGACTTCGGATCGGGCGCCCTCACCCTGCTCTATACCGCCGGCAAAGACATCATCGACGGGATGATCAACGGCCTGAAGGATGCCGGGAAGACGGTGTGGACCACCATCAAGGATATCGGCACCTCGATCATCGACGGGGTCAAACACTTTTTCGGGATCAAGAGCCCGTCCACCGTCATGGCCGATATCGGCGGTCACATCGTCGGCGGACTGATCAAGGGCATCGTATCAAGTGGGGCCGGCATGGGAGGCATCTTCGACAAAATCTTTTCCGGTGCGTTGCAGGACCCCTGGGGCTGGGTCGTCCAGCACCTGGACGACCTAGGCTCGATCCTGGAGAAAGTCCCCGGGCTGGCCACCGGCCTAGCCAAGAAGGCGGCCAGCGGGGCTCTCTCCGGCCTTGAACACCTGGGCTCCTCTGCCCTGCATGCCATATTCGGTGGCGGGGCAGAGAAGGGCCTTTCCGCGGACCTGACCGCGCTCATCACGCAGTCCCTGGCCATCAACGGGCTGCCGGCCAGTTGGGCCCCGGACATGGCCCGGCTGGTCCAACTGGAATCGGGCGGCAACGCTCGGGCAGTCAACCCAACCGCGGTTCTGGGGCAACACGCCACCGGCCTGGTGCAGATGCTGCCGTCCACCTTCCGCGCGCACATGCTGAGCGGATTCGGGGACATCTTCAACCCTCTGGACAACCTGATCAGCAGCGAGCGGTACATCAAGGACACCTACGGCAGCCCCGACCGCATCAAAAACCTGTACTCCGGCTCCTACCTGGGCTACGACTCCGGTGGCATTCTGCCCCCCGGCCACAGCCTGGTCCTCAATGCCACCGGGGCAGGGGAGCCTGCGGCCGTGTTCACCCCCGGCCAGTGGCAGACCCTGCAGAACCTGGCCTCCGGCCGGTCCGGGGGAGCTGCCGGACCGGTGCAGCTCGGAGACATTCACGTCTACCTGGGCGACCAAAAGATCACGGACATCATCGACGTCCGCATCGACCACCGCGACCGCAAAACCGCGGCCGCGTTCCGCGGCGGTATCAAGAGAGGCTGA
- a CDS encoding major capsid protein: MATGTAQVIRRRPEGVVVVHLQALLDLIAALDSADDPAASLATVHQEIVGLSAADLARVETALVAAFDAIYGEDDAPRTPEQVSVLAGIGEATGAVRTRIAALGAAEEQAARLRDAVHPTPPPPQPVPPPPAGAATGVEDTGPDAGGDAGLPEPADPATTSGAGSTSPAVRAPVGAMSAHRPPAADPARRPQTAVAGRARMGAYMSATGSPHVRVGDAIDSWDTMGRLISDKLGRFGTRAFPREHVARWKVDAYPEERTLTGDPVRDQEKIDEVCSSSAIVASGGICTPVEVDYAIPTWGDDSRPLENALPSFNATRGGLRWVSSPKITDTVATASTSLWTEATDANPGGATKPHGVITCGTEQEVLVDAIPTIVQVGNMMARYSPEQVAAATKVVMTYAARFTELYLLGKITTASTTVLANRLLGVHRDVLATLDLYLARARYRARLPLGQRWRVLMPEFARDLIRVDVLREQAHDDAGTNIRAISDAQIESWFTARNCNITWLKESEPADGAAVWSGGPTPVSQQLDGAQTVAYLNGWPTELHWWIFPEGTFLRLDGGSLNLGVVRDHILNGTNDYQTFTEQFENVAFRGLESHRVISTVLPTGGSSLPIATSAAPSVLVGAASAAHGAGGSF, encoded by the coding sequence ATGGCGACCGGGACCGCTCAGGTCATCCGTCGCCGCCCCGAAGGGGTAGTAGTCGTGCACCTGCAGGCTCTTCTCGATCTGATTGCCGCGCTGGACAGCGCCGACGATCCAGCCGCCTCCCTGGCCACCGTCCACCAGGAGATCGTCGGGCTGTCCGCCGCTGACCTCGCTCGCGTGGAGACGGCGCTGGTCGCCGCCTTCGACGCGATCTACGGGGAGGACGACGCACCGCGCACCCCGGAACAGGTCAGCGTGCTCGCGGGGATCGGCGAGGCCACCGGTGCGGTACGGACCCGGATCGCTGCCCTGGGGGCAGCCGAAGAGCAGGCCGCCCGGCTCCGGGACGCGGTCCACCCCACCCCGCCACCCCCGCAACCCGTCCCTCCTCCCCCGGCCGGCGCGGCAACCGGCGTAGAGGACACCGGCCCGGACGCCGGCGGGGACGCTGGCCTCCCCGAACCCGCTGACCCGGCCACGACCTCCGGGGCCGGCTCGACGTCGCCGGCCGTGCGGGCGCCGGTGGGAGCCATGTCCGCGCATCGGCCGCCGGCCGCGGATCCCGCCCGCCGCCCGCAGACAGCGGTGGCGGGCCGAGCGCGCATGGGTGCCTACATGTCCGCGACCGGATCCCCGCATGTGCGGGTCGGCGACGCGATCGACAGCTGGGACACGATGGGCCGGCTGATCTCCGACAAGCTGGGCCGTTTCGGCACCCGGGCGTTCCCCCGTGAGCATGTCGCTCGGTGGAAGGTCGACGCCTATCCGGAGGAGCGGACGCTCACCGGGGATCCGGTCCGCGACCAGGAGAAGATCGACGAGGTCTGTTCGTCGTCGGCGATCGTCGCGTCGGGCGGGATCTGCACCCCGGTGGAGGTGGACTACGCCATACCGACCTGGGGGGACGACAGCCGGCCGTTGGAGAACGCGCTGCCGTCGTTCAACGCCACCCGCGGCGGTCTGCGCTGGGTGTCCAGCCCGAAGATCACCGACACGGTGGCCACCGCCTCCACCAGCCTGTGGACGGAGGCCACGGATGCCAACCCGGGGGGTGCCACCAAACCCCACGGGGTGATCACCTGTGGGACGGAGCAGGAGGTCCTGGTCGACGCCATCCCGACGATCGTGCAGGTCGGCAACATGATGGCCCGGTACAGCCCGGAACAGGTGGCCGCTGCCACGAAGGTCGTGATGACCTACGCGGCCCGTTTCACCGAGCTCTACCTCCTGGGGAAGATCACCACGGCGTCCACGACCGTGCTGGCCAACCGGCTGCTCGGTGTGCATCGCGACGTGTTGGCCACCCTCGACCTGTACCTGGCACGGGCCCGCTACCGTGCCCGTCTGCCGCTGGGCCAGCGGTGGCGCGTGCTGATGCCGGAGTTCGCGCGGGATCTGATCCGCGTGGACGTGTTGCGCGAGCAGGCCCACGACGACGCCGGCACGAACATCCGCGCGATCTCCGACGCGCAGATCGAGTCCTGGTTCACCGCCCGCAACTGCAACATCACCTGGCTGAAGGAATCGGAACCGGCCGACGGCGCCGCGGTGTGGTCCGGTGGCCCGACCCCGGTCTCCCAGCAGCTCGACGGCGCGCAGACCGTGGCCTACCTCAACGGCTGGCCCACCGAGCTGCACTGGTGGATTTTCCCGGAGGGGACGTTTCTGCGCCTGGACGGCGGATCTCTGAACCTCGGTGTTGTCCGCGACCACATCCTAAATGGGACGAACGACTATCAGACGTTCACAGAGCAGTTTGAGAACGTGGCATTCCGAGGCCTGGAATCACACCGTGTGATCTCCACGGTCCTGCCGACTGGTGGTAGTTCACTTCCGATCGCCACCAGCGCGGCCCCGTCCGTTCTGGTCGGGGCCGCATCGGCTGCGCACGGAGCGGGCGGCTCCTTCTAA
- a CDS encoding DUF2637 domain-containing protein has product MLLSATPPVAVLGSLHMQLSPFGQPGSSGQRYGDWALTGAVFALSFALSFETLWQIGLIIGLDHHFAWMFPAGLDLVAVRAAVLADRIARRSAPLLTDPAAAAEAVAGETSPTEVEVFGSPARRWQPWRSRAAGSVAVRPAPAHPLLDAASPGHAAVAPENGSPTSQPDEPRQQLHVGVQPDAARVHSEPPPAEDGKGQPDDVPAQDPEVPTWPADDVARAAKAREIAADRFRQEWERHRRSPLNIPAAEILSWVPGAGMREGWAYKHRRKAADAATVATG; this is encoded by the coding sequence GTGCTGCTGTCGGCGACCCCGCCGGTCGCGGTTCTGGGCTCGCTTCACATGCAGCTGTCCCCGTTCGGCCAGCCCGGTTCCTCGGGCCAGCGGTACGGCGACTGGGCGCTGACCGGCGCGGTATTCGCGTTGTCGTTCGCGTTGTCGTTCGAGACCCTGTGGCAGATCGGCCTGATCATCGGGCTCGACCACCACTTCGCCTGGATGTTCCCCGCCGGGCTGGACCTGGTGGCCGTGCGCGCGGCGGTCCTCGCGGATCGGATCGCTCGTCGCTCGGCCCCGCTTCTGACTGACCCTGCCGCCGCGGCGGAGGCAGTCGCAGGCGAGACAAGCCCGACCGAGGTCGAGGTGTTCGGGTCGCCAGCTCGTAGATGGCAGCCTTGGCGCAGCCGCGCGGCTGGCTCGGTCGCGGTCCGGCCGGCCCCAGCGCATCCTCTCCTCGACGCAGCCTCGCCTGGACACGCCGCGGTCGCCCCGGAGAACGGCAGCCCGACATCGCAGCCCGACGAACCCAGGCAGCAGCTGCACGTCGGCGTGCAACCGGACGCCGCGCGGGTCCACTCTGAACCGCCGCCGGCTGAGGATGGCAAAGGTCAGCCGGATGATGTGCCGGCACAGGACCCCGAGGTGCCGACGTGGCCGGCCGACGACGTCGCACGGGCCGCGAAGGCCCGGGAGATCGCCGCCGACCGATTCCGGCAGGAATGGGAACGCCATCGCCGCTCCCCGCTGAACATCCCCGCGGCCGAAATTCTTTCCTGGGTACCCGGTGCCGGCATGCGTGAGGGATGGGCATACAAGCATCGCCGGAAGGCCGCCGACGCTGCCACGGTCGCGACAGGGTGA
- a CDS encoding DUF1360 domain-containing protein, whose product MSSLDVLLYLGAVVRLTRMATADRIPLGALRTKVLALGRTRTRREVIPNVGTVEIQPAWAELWACEACMSVWIALGYAPAYWAWPTVMFWPSLALSGSLMAIAVPLLLRQMR is encoded by the coding sequence GTGAGTAGCCTGGATGTCCTGCTCTACCTCGGCGCAGTGGTACGCCTAACCAGGATGGCCACCGCCGACCGCATACCGCTGGGCGCGCTGCGGACGAAGGTCCTCGCGTTGGGGCGGACCAGGACACGACGTGAGGTCATTCCGAACGTCGGGACCGTGGAAATCCAGCCCGCGTGGGCCGAACTGTGGGCCTGTGAGGCGTGCATGTCGGTCTGGATAGCTTTGGGGTATGCGCCGGCCTACTGGGCTTGGCCCACTGTCATGTTCTGGCCCTCTTTGGCACTCTCCGGGTCGCTGATGGCAATTGCGGTGCCTCTGCTCCTGCGCCAGATGCGATAG
- a CDS encoding GDSL-type esterase/lipase family protein: MTATYAGRYAETALRTDGQIARGVPVTVYPTGSGMPAMLYADRDRSALADNPVIVDPITGQLDFWTEPGLYDLVGPGVELRAVPVGGDPDDYAPADPNGRVPFEALPIGSTARTIPAADDPRLVGAEQTSRRGQPGGYAALDADGLLLTSQIPGSGAPVTTVAGRTGAVVLTEADIAGLVEDLAARQVISALGQPGGYAALDAAGTVPVGQLPVGSGPATVAAGNDPRLTGVELAAHKGQPGGYAALGSDGRVPVSQLPVTAVTSVAGRTGDIALVEADVAGLPADLAARQNVAAKGTPNGYAALGADGLVPSSQLPAIPVSSVAGRTGAVTLVEADVAGLPADLAGKQNVAAKGTPNGYAGLDSSARVPVAQLPIGTGAGTVAAGTVDAAASTGSLRTLGIGPAQAAVGSQAVTSPQLAAWRGGLGNRLYGPVSAVCIGSSTTAGYNATARTRRYTDQVGVDLHARYNPPGVTGGVHILATDTGWTVSGSHGTDGNGLGLASVTLTASASMSRTEAGTGFDVHFVQGPNSGAFTVAVDGGSGATITPDTAGTADRHDGIYISPVLSFGSHSITITASTATVINGIYVRGGDEISGIRIYTSGAAGTTAASWAGASPSLFQRLAALSPRLVTIMLGANDFAGGVSPTAFQANLQTLINAVAGAVTPTPSILVIATYLRLDVSGSAYPWSAYTAAMAAVAAAHPGLVDYLDISGVYPTSQASDQASLLIDPADFVHQTDRGHRTMADQIIATLTAPAPPAVTLPPFDPRQVAGLLTWLDAGSLGLADGTAAGSWTPSAGLEAAALTQATVEQRPVYRTGRVNGRPALVFTAASNHNLDSGVWAGKRAVPLTVIAIAKIYTGNTGNLFTGRSGTYAYAGISTGTTLSAGAGAVSEINQGITLDTWHVIAVLYNSGASAIYLDSRTATVTGTTGTGASAALPGLRLGTNSGANSNWYDGEMAELTVYGRALSGGELAALMSWYGTRYGITIS; this comes from the coding sequence TTGACTGCCACCTACGCCGGCCGATACGCGGAGACCGCGCTGCGCACCGACGGGCAGATCGCCCGCGGGGTGCCGGTCACGGTCTACCCGACCGGCAGCGGGATGCCGGCCATGCTCTACGCCGATCGGGACCGCAGCGCCCTGGCGGACAACCCGGTGATCGTCGACCCGATCACCGGGCAGCTGGACTTCTGGACGGAACCCGGCCTCTACGATCTCGTCGGCCCTGGCGTGGAGCTGCGCGCGGTACCGGTGGGCGGGGATCCCGACGACTACGCCCCTGCCGACCCGAACGGACGGGTGCCGTTCGAGGCGCTGCCGATCGGCAGCACAGCACGCACGATCCCTGCCGCCGACGACCCGCGGCTCGTCGGGGCCGAGCAGACCAGTCGTCGCGGCCAGCCGGGCGGCTACGCGGCGCTGGACGCGGACGGGCTGCTGCTGACCTCCCAGATTCCCGGCTCGGGAGCCCCGGTGACGACGGTGGCTGGGCGCACCGGGGCGGTGGTGCTGACCGAGGCGGACATCGCCGGACTGGTCGAGGATCTGGCCGCCCGTCAGGTGATCTCCGCGTTGGGCCAGCCAGGCGGCTATGCGGCGTTGGATGCCGCCGGGACGGTGCCCGTGGGACAACTGCCGGTCGGCAGCGGCCCGGCAACGGTCGCCGCCGGCAATGATCCCCGGCTCACCGGGGTGGAGCTGGCGGCGCACAAGGGCCAGCCAGGCGGCTATGCGGCGCTCGGCTCCGATGGGCGGGTACCGGTCAGCCAGCTTCCGGTCACCGCGGTGACCTCCGTGGCAGGGCGGACTGGGGACATTGCCCTGGTCGAGGCCGACGTGGCCGGGCTGCCGGCGGATCTGGCCGCCAGGCAGAACGTCGCCGCGAAGGGGACCCCGAACGGGTACGCGGCACTCGGGGCCGACGGGCTGGTGCCCTCCAGCCAGCTCCCAGCCATCCCCGTCTCATCCGTGGCAGGGCGAACCGGGGCGGTGACGCTGGTCGAGGCCGACGTGGCCGGGCTGCCGGCGGATCTGGCCGGCAAGCAGAACGTCGCCGCGAAGGGGACCCCGAACGGGTACGCCGGGCTGGACAGCAGTGCTCGGGTACCTGTTGCCCAGCTCCCCATCGGCACCGGTGCCGGCACGGTCGCCGCCGGCACCGTGGACGCCGCAGCCTCGACCGGTTCGCTGCGCACTCTGGGGATCGGACCGGCGCAGGCCGCGGTCGGCTCCCAAGCCGTCACCAGCCCCCAGCTCGCCGCGTGGCGCGGCGGGCTGGGGAACCGGCTGTACGGCCCGGTGTCCGCGGTATGCATCGGCTCCTCCACCACCGCCGGGTACAACGCCACCGCCCGCACCCGCCGCTACACCGACCAGGTAGGGGTGGACCTGCACGCCCGTTACAACCCCCCGGGGGTGACCGGCGGGGTGCATATCCTGGCCACCGACACCGGGTGGACCGTCTCCGGCAGCCACGGCACGGACGGCAACGGGCTGGGCTTGGCCTCGGTCACGTTGACCGCCTCCGCCAGCATGAGCCGTACCGAGGCCGGCACCGGCTTCGACGTCCACTTCGTCCAGGGCCCCAACAGCGGCGCGTTCACCGTCGCCGTGGACGGGGGTAGTGGCGCCACCATCACCCCAGACACCGCCGGGACCGCCGACCGGCACGACGGCATCTACATCTCCCCCGTGCTGAGCTTCGGTTCCCACAGCATCACGATCACCGCCAGCACGGCCACCGTGATCAACGGAATCTACGTCCGCGGCGGGGATGAGATCAGCGGCATCCGGATCTACACCTCCGGCGCTGCCGGCACCACCGCGGCGTCCTGGGCCGGGGCATCCCCCAGCCTGTTCCAACGGCTGGCAGCTCTGTCCCCCCGCCTCGTCACGATCATGCTGGGTGCCAATGACTTCGCCGGCGGGGTCAGCCCGACAGCGTTCCAGGCCAACCTGCAGACCCTCATCAACGCCGTGGCCGGCGCAGTCACCCCGACTCCGTCAATTCTGGTGATCGCCACCTACCTCCGGCTGGATGTCTCCGGCTCTGCCTACCCCTGGTCGGCCTACACCGCCGCGATGGCCGCGGTGGCCGCAGCCCATCCAGGGCTGGTGGACTATCTGGACATCTCCGGTGTCTACCCCACCAGCCAGGCCTCCGACCAGGCATCCTTGCTGATTGACCCGGCGGACTTCGTCCACCAGACAGACCGTGGCCACCGCACGATGGCCGACCAGATCATTGCCACGCTGACTGCGCCCGCTCCCCCGGCGGTGACCCTTCCCCCGTTCGACCCCCGGCAGGTGGCAGGACTACTGACCTGGCTGGATGCCGGCAGCCTCGGCCTGGCAGACGGCACCGCGGCAGGTTCCTGGACGCCGAGCGCAGGGCTGGAGGCCGCGGCCCTGACCCAGGCCACCGTCGAGCAACGGCCGGTGTACCGGACGGGCAGGGTCAACGGCCGGCCCGCGCTGGTGTTCACCGCCGCGTCCAATCACAATTTGGACTCCGGGGTGTGGGCCGGCAAGCGGGCAGTCCCCCTCACCGTGATCGCCATCGCGAAGATCTACACGGGGAACACCGGGAACCTGTTCACCGGCCGCAGCGGAACCTATGCCTACGCGGGGATCTCCACCGGCACCACCCTGTCCGCCGGCGCAGGGGCGGTCAGTGAGATCAACCAGGGCATCACGCTGGACACCTGGCATGTGATCGCGGTGCTGTACAACAGCGGCGCCAGCGCGATCTACCTGGACAGCCGAACCGCCACCGTCACGGGCACCACCGGCACCGGCGCCTCTGCCGCCCTGCCGGGGCTGCGGTTGGGCACCAACAGCGGCGCGAACTCGAACTGGTACGACGGCGAAATGGCCGAGCTCACCGTGTACGGCAGGGCCCTGAGCGGCGGGGAGCTGGCCGCGCTGATGAGCTGGTACGGCACCCGCTACGGCATCACGATCTCATGA